The proteins below are encoded in one region of Homo sapiens chromosome 2, GRCh38.p14 Primary Assembly:
- the XIRP2 gene encoding xin actin-binding repeat-containing protein 2 isoform X1, protein MMEESEMCAVPGGLAKVKKQFEDEITSSRNTFAQYQYQHQNRSEQEAIHSSQVGTSRSSQEMARNEQEGSKVQKIDVHGTEMVSHLEKHTEEVNQASQFHQYVQETVIDTPEDEEIPKVSTKLLKEQFEKSAQEKILYSDKEMTTPAKQIKTESEYEETFKPSSVVSTSSTSCVSTSQRKETSTTRYSDHSVTSSTLAQINATSSGMTEEFPPPPPDVLQTSVDVTAFSQSPELPSPPRRLPVPKDVYSKQRNLYELNRLYKHIHPELRKNLEKDYISEVSEIVSSQMNSGSSVSADVQQARYVFENTNDSSQKDLNSEREYLEWDEILKGEVQSIRWIFENQPLDSINNGSPDEGDISRGIADQEIIAGGDVKYTTWMFETQPIDTLGAYSSDTVENAEKIPELARGDVCTARWMFETRPLDSMNKMHQSQEESAVTISKDITGGDVKTVRYMFETQHLDQLGQLHSVDEVHLLQLRSELKEIKGNVKRSIKCFETQPLYVIRDGSGQMLEIKTVHREDVEKGDVRTARWMFETQPLDTINKDITEIKVVRGISMEENVKGGVSKAKWLFETQPLEKIKESEEVIIEKEKIIGTDVSRKCWMFETQPLDILKEVPDADSLQREEIIGGDVQTTKHLFETLPIEALKDSPDIGKLQKITASEEEKGDVRHQKWIFETQPLEDIRKDKKEYTRTVKLEEVDRGDVKNYTHIFESNNLIKFDASHKIEVEGVTRGAVELNKSLFETTPLYAIQDPLGKYHQVKTVQQEEIVRGDVRSCRWLFETRPIDQFDESIHKFQIIRGISAQEIQTGNVKSAKWLFETQPLDSIKYFSDVEETESKTEQTRDIVKGDVKTCKWLFETQPMESLYEKVSLMTSSEEIHKGDVKTCTWLFETQPLDTIKDDSETAVKLQTVKQEEIQGGDVRTACFLFETENLDSIQGEEVKEIKPVEMDIQAGDVSSMRYKFENQSLDSISSSSEEVLKKIKTLKTEDIQKGNVLNCRWLFENQPIDKIKESQEGDECVKTVTDIQGGDVRKGCFIFETFSLDEIKEESDYISTKKTITEEVIQGDVKSYRMLFETQPLYAIQDREGSYHEVTTVKKEEVIHGDVRGTRWLFETKPLDSINKSETVYVIKSVTQEDIQKGDVSSVRYRFETQPLDQISEESHNIMPSIDHIQGGNVKTSRQFFESENFDKNNYIRTVSVNEIQKGNVKTSTWLFETHTMDELRGEGLEYENIKTVTQEDVQKGDVKQAVWLFENRTFDSIMEAHKGITKMTKEEIPPSDVKTTTWLFETTPLHEFNETRVEKIEIIGKSIKETLEDLYSQKVIQAPGIIIEADEIGDVRMAKYKLMNQASPEIQKEEIIRADLRNIMVNLLSKRDCTEREILISEEEKGNVNLTKTQLLNRSTEFHAEKEEIVKGDVQQAIKNLFSEERSVKKGILIQEDEKGDINMTIYCLLHENDGDTIEREEVIGGDVKRTIHNLLSSTSNNKISERAKIDASERGNVQFFTTCIEAGALDYLKQLHTESNETLTAKKQEGEKEIIGGDVEGTKLLLKKRQSLVERTVSETDIIPGDVHNTVKVFMTEPQSTFGKIPKEEIIKGDLTSTLNSLSQAVNQKTVTKTEEIIKGNMLATLKSLKESSHRWKESKQPDAIPGDIEKAIECLEKATNTKTEILKKELLKDDLETSLRSLKEAQRSFKEVHKEGVIKKDAKAVMAGSSGEQKTDIHQVAVQRNKNSLLQPKPGPFEPAAKWQGGADTLSQTMGKSCHGNLVEERTEVNLPKAPKGTVKIVIDREQNNDALEKSLRRLSNSHHKSNVLESGDKTGVWTDTTGEQHLRDEYMSRQLTSTVSVKNNLTTKESDRAVRELKKDDVFNSIQSAGKTVGKQQTYELRNDHQKMEGFHIKSPKKTKNIKILTDTQSSKPSPTQHPVSMPVGGTYDLSGDFQKQTLLKQETKYSNKDIKKKNINLQPMWQLLPVEQDTSNVTEMKVSEKSHNTFKATNKKRETDVHLKSQDFLMKTNTSTGLKMAMERSLNPINFNPENNVKESECPLPPPSPPPPPPSNASSEIEFPLPPPPPLMMFPEKNGFLPSLSTEKIKAEFESFPGLPLPPPPVDEKSERESSSMFLPPPPPPTPSQKPAHLLSSSAPEKHSGDFMQQYSQKEASNSQNSQAKIITGKTGVLPPPTLPKPKLPKHIKDNKNDFSPKVELATSLSDMECKITTSKDQKKVMVMTSSEHTETKQNVISKSLDERKQLSIDSANCLSHTVPGTSAPRKKQIAPLIKSHSFPESSGQQNPKPYMRKFKTPLMIAEEKYRQQKEEIEKQKQESSYYNIVKTQSQNQHITEVEKEMPLQKTNEEVSLSGIDSECTVVQPSPGSQSNARILGVCSDNQLSTTSPETVAAKRLHHVLAASEDKDKMKKEVLQSSRDIMQSKSACEIKQSHQECSTQQTQQKKYLEQLHLPQSKPISPNFKVKTIKLPTLDHTLNETDHSYESHKQQSEIDVQTFTKKQYLKTKKTEASTECSHKQSLAERHYQLPKKEKRVTVQLPTESIQKNQEDKLKMVPRKQREFSGSDRGKLPGSEEKNQGPSMIGRKEERLITERKHEHLKNKSAPKVVKQKVIDAHLDSQTQNFQQTQIQTAESKAEHKKLPQPYNSLQEEKCLEVKGIQEKQVFSNTKDSKQEITQNKSFFSSVKESQRDDGKGALNIVEFLRKREELQQILSRVKQFEAEPNKSGLKTFQTLLNTIPGWLISEDKREYAVHIAMENNLEKVKEEITHIKTQAEDMLVSYENIIQTAMMSSKTGKPGNKPTSLDETSSKVSNVHVSNNKNSEQKENKIAKEKTVQHQVAAHHEATVRSHVKTHQEIKLDDSNIPPPSLKTRPPSPTFITIESTARRTENPTKNELSQSPKKDSYVEPPPRRPMSQKSEIHRANTSPSPPRSRSEQLVRLKDTTAKLSKGAIPCPAATPVPIVEKRSEIIMSPATLRRQIKIETRGRDSPPTITIPVNINHAASGSFRESVDAQEEIRKVEKRATYVHKDGLNSTDHMVPDTESYDAVEIIRKVAVPPRLSEHTQRYEAANRTVQMAENFVNDPENEINRWFREFEHGPVSEAKSNRRVYAKGETNHNIQQESRTFCKEEFGLTSLGNTSFTDFSCKHPRELREKIPVKQPRICSETRSLSEHFSGMDAFESQIVESKMKTSSSHSSEAGKSGCDFKHAPPTYEDVIAGHILDISDSPKEVRKNFQKTWQESGRVFKGLGYATADASATEMRTTFQEESAFISEAAAPRQGNMYTLSKDSLSNGVPSGRQAEFS, encoded by the exons GAGGCAATTCATAGCAGCCAGGTTGGCACTTCAAGAAGCAGCCAGGAAATGGCAAGAAATGAACAAGAAGGGTCCAAAGTACAGAAAATTGATGTTCATGGAACAGAAATG GTCTCTCATCTTGAAAAGCACACCGAGGAAGTAAACCAAGCATCTCAGTTTCATCAATATGTTCAAGAAACTG TCATTGATACACCTGAGGATGAAGAGATTCCAAAGGTTTCGACTAAGTTGTTAAAAGAGCAGTTTGAAAAGTCTGCCCAGGAAAAGATCCTTTATTCTGACAAAGAGATGACAACCCCAGCCAAGCAGATTAAG ACTGAAAGTGAATATGAAGAGACTTTCAAGCCATCATCAGTTGTGAGTACCTCTTCCACTTCTTGCGTTTCAACCAGCCAGAGGAAGGAAACATCAACTACAAGATATAGTGATCACAGTGTCACTTCCTCAACTCTGGCACAAATTAATGCTACTTCTTCAGGAATGACAGAAGAatttcctcctcccccacctgACGTACTTCAAACTTCAGTAGATGTGACAGCATTTTCCCAGTCCCCTGAACTGCCCAGTCCTCCTAGAAGACTACCAGTCCCCAAAGATGTATATTCCAAGCAAAGAAATTTGTATGAATTAAACCGTTTATATAAACACATCCATCCTGAGTTaagaaaaaacttagaaaaagatTATATCAGtgaagtttctgagattgtttcTAGTCAAATGAACTCAGGGAGTTCAGTCTCAGCAGATGTGCAACAAGCCCGGTATGTTTTTGAAAACACAAATGACAGTTCTCAAAAAGATCTGAACTCAGAAAGAGAATACTTGGAATGGGATGAAATTCTGAAGGGAGAGGTGCAGTCCATTAGATGGATCTTTGAGAATCAACCATTGGATTCCATCAACAATGGCTCTCCTGATGAAGGTGATATTTCCAGGGGCATTGCTGATCAAGAAATCATTGCTGGTGGTGATGTGAAATATACCACATGGATGTTTGAAACCCAACCCATCGACACACTTGGGGCTTATTCTTCTGACACTgtagaaaatgcagagaaaattCCTGAGCTAGCCAGAGGAGATGTCTGCACAGCTCGGTGGATGTTTGAAACAAGGCCATTGGACTCAATGAATAAAATGCATCAAAGTCAAGAAGAATCAGCGGTAACTATCAGTAAGGACATAACTGGGGGGGATGTCAAGACTGTGAGATACATGTTTGAAACTCAACATCTAGATCAACTTGGACAGCTTCATTCAGTGGATGAGGTTCATTTACTGCAGCTTAGGTCTGAGCTCAAAGAAATTAAgggaaatgttaaaagaagtatAAAATGTTTCGAAACTCAACCATTATATGTTATTAGAGATGGTTCGGGCCAAATGCTGGAAATTAAAACTGTTCACAGAGAAGACGTTGAAAAGGGAGATGTAAGAACAGCACGGTGGATGTTTGAAACACAGCCGTTGGACACAATTAACAAAGATATCACAGAAATTAAAGTTGTCCGAGGAATATCCATGGAAGAAAATGTCAAAGGTGGGGTGAGTAAGGCAAAGTGGTTATTTGAAACCCAACCTTTGGAGAAAATCAAAGAGTCAGAAGAGGTCatcattgaaaaggaaaaaataataggtACAGATGTCTCCAGAAAGTGTTGGATGTTTGAAACCCAGCCATTAGACATTCTAAAAGAAGTTCCTGATGCAGATTCTCTACAACGTGAGGAGATAATAGGTGGTGATGTACAAACTACTAAGCATCTATTTGAAACACTTCCAATTGAAGCATTAAAAGACAGTCCTGATATAGGAAAGCTTCAAAAAATCACTGcctctgaagaagaaaaaggggaTGTTAGGCATCAAAAATGGATTTTTGAAACCCAACCTCTGGAAGacattagaaaagataaaaaggagtACACACGAACAGTGAAACTTGAAGAAGTTGACAGAGGAGATGTGAAGAATTACACACATATCTTTGAATCaaacaatttaattaaatttgatGCATCACATAAAATAGAGGTGGAAGGAGTTACAAGAGGTGCTGTAGAGTTAAATAAATCTCTCTTCGAGACAACACCACTGTATGCCATTCAAGATCCCCTTGGAAAATATCATCAAGTAAAGACAGTCCAGCAAGAAGAAATCGTAAGAGGTGATGTAAGAAGCTGTAGGTGGCTTTTTGAAACAAGGCCCATTGACCAGTTTGATGAAAGCATtcataaatttcaaataattagaGGAATATCTGCTCAAGAAATACAGACTGGAAATGTGAAATCTGCCAAATGGTTGTTTGAAACCCAACCTCTtgattcaattaaatattttagtgatgtggaagaaacagaaagtaaaactgAACAAACTAGAGATATTGTTAAAGGGGATGTCAAAACCTGTAAATGGCTTTTTGAGACCCAGCCAATGGAGTCTCTTTATGAAAAAGTTTCGTTAATGACCAGCAGTGAAGAAATTCATAAGGGAGATGTCAAAACTTGTACTTGGCTCTTTGAAACTCAGCCACTTGATACCATAAAAGATGACTCTGAAACAGCAGTCAAATTGCAAACTGTAAAACAGGAGGAGATCCAAGGTGGGGATGTTCGTAcagcatgttttctttttgagacagaaaatttgGACAGCATACAAGGAGAAGAAGTGAAGGAAATCAAGCCTGTTGAAATGGATATACAAGCTGGAGATGTTTCCAGCATGAggtataaatttgaaaatcagtcCTTAGATTCTATAAGTTCTAGTTCAGAGGAAGTTTTGAAAAAGatcaaaaccttaaaaactgaagATATTCAGAAAGGCAATGTTTTAAATTGTAGGTGGCTTTTTGAAAACCAACCAATTGATAAGATAAAAGAAAGCCAAGAAGGTGATGAATGTGTTAAGACGGTGACAGACATACAAGGTGGGGATGTAAGAAAGGGgtgctttatttttgagactttttCTTTAGATGAGATTAAAGAAGAATCTGACTATATCAGCACCAAGAAAACAATTACTGAAGAAGTAATACAGGGTGATGTAAAAAGCTACAGAATGCTCTTTGAAACCCAGCCACTCTATGCAATTCAAGACCGAGAAGGGTCCTATCATGAAGTGACCACAGTTAAAAAAGAAGAGGTAATTCATGGAGATGTGCGAGGAACAAGGTGGCTTTTTGAAACAAAGCCATTAGACTCTATTAATAAATCAGAAACTGTGTATGTTATTAAATCTGTCACACAAGAAGACATTCAGAAGGGAGATGTTAGTTCTGTCAGATACAGATTTGAAACTCAGCCACTGGATCAGATTTCTGAAGAATCACATAATATTATGCCCAGTATTGACCATATACAAGGTGGCAATGTAAAGACAAGTAGACAATTCTTTGAGTCTGAAAATTTTGATAAGAATAACTATATACGAACAGTAAGTGTCAATGAAATACAAAAGGGCAATGTTAAAACATCTACTTGGCTATTTGAAACCCACACTATGGATGAACTGAGAGGAGAAGGGTTAGAATATGAAAATATCAAGACAGTCACTCAGGAAGATGTGCAGAAAGGTGATGTTAAGCAGGCTGTGTGGCTTTTTGAAAATCGAACTTTCGATTCTATTATGGAAGCACATAAAGGTATCACAAAAATGACCAAGGAAGAAATCCCTCCTTCTGATGTCAAAACAACCACATGGCTCTTTGAAACAACACCACTTCATGAATTTAATGAAACTAGAGTAGAAAAGATAGAAATTATTGGCAAGAGCATTAAAGAAACCTTAGAAGATCTCTACTCTCAAAAAGTTATCCAGGCTCCTGGAATCATCATTGAAGCTGATGAAATAGGGGATGTTCGAATGGCAAAATACAAGCTAATGAACCAAGCATCTCCTGagatacagaaagaagaaattatcaGGGCTGATCTCAGAAATATAATGGTGAACCTACTTTCCAAAAGGGACTGTACTGAAAGAGAGATTTTGATTAgtgaagaagagaagggaaatgtTAATTTGACTAAAACTCAATTATTAAACAGATCAACTGAATTTCATGCTGAAAAAGAAGAGATAGTGAAAGGTGATGTACAACAAGCAATAAAAAACCTGTTCTCTGAGGAAAGATCTGTAAAGAAAGGCATCTTAATTCaggaagatgaaaaaggagatattaacATGACTATCTATTGTCTTCTTCATGAAAATGATGGTGACACAATTGAGCGTGAAGAAGTAATAGGTGGTGATGTCAAACGTACCATTCATAATTTATTGTCTTCCACatcaaacaataaaatatctgaaagggCTAAAATTGATGCCTCTGAGAGAGGAAATGTTCAGTTTTTCACAACCTGCATAGAAGCTGGAGCTTTGGATTATCTGAAACAACTCCACACAGAGTCAAATGAAACACTGACAGCTAAGaaacaagaaggagagaaagaaatcatTGGTGGTGATGTTGAAGGTACAAAACTGTTACTGAAGAAAAGGCAGTCTCTGGTTGAACGTACTGTTAGTGAAACTGACATCATCCCTGGAGATGTGCATAACACAGTTAAGGTTTTTATGACCGAGCCTCAGAGTACATTTGGTAAGATACCCAAAGAAGAGATTATAAAAGGTGATTTGACATCAACCCTAAATTCCCTCAGCCAGGCTGTAAATCAGAAAACAGTGACgaaaacagaagaaattataaaaggtAACATGCTAGCCACACTCAAGTCACTTAAAGAATCAAGCCATCGATGGAAAGAATCTAAACAGCCTGATGCCATCCCTGGTGATATTGAAAAAGCTATTGAATGCCTTGAAAAAGCTACAAATACAAAGACAGAAATTCTGAAAAAGGAGCTTCTCAAAGATGACCTGGAAACATCACTAAGGTCTTTGAaagaagcacaaagaagtttcaaagAGGTACATAAAGAAGGTGTAATAAAAAAAGATGCTAAAGCTGTGATGGCAGGATCCTCGGGAGAGCAGAAAACAGATATTCATCAGGTTGCTGTCCAGAGGAACAAAAATAGTCTTCTTCAGCCAAAGCCAGGTCCATTTGAGCCAGCGGCCAAGTGGCAAGGGGGAGCAGATACTCTCAGTCAAACTATGGGGAAATCTTGCCATGGCAAtttagtagaagaaagaactgagGTTAATCTTCCAAAAGCCCCCAAAGGCACTGTAAAGATTGTCATAGATCGTGAACAAAACAATGATGCTCTGGAGAAAAGCCTTAGAAGACTATCTAATTCACACCATAAATCTAATGTTTTGGAATCAGGAGACAAAACGGGTGTCTGGACTGATACTACAGGAGAACAGCATCTTAGAGATGAATATATGAGCAGACAATTAACTTCAACTGTGTCAGTTAAGAATAATCTAACAACTAAAGAATCAGACAGGGCAGTGAGAGAGCTGAAGAAGGATGATGTCTTTAATTCCATCCAATCTGCTGGTAAAACCGTTGGAAAGCAACAGACATATGAACTGAGAAATGACCACCAGAAAATGGAGGGTTTTCATATAAAGAGTCctaaaaagaccaaaaatattaaaatattaactgaTACACAAAGCTCCAAGCCCAGTCCCACCCAGCATCCAGTCAGCATGCCAGTTGGAGGAACTTACGACCTTTCAGGGGACTTTCAGAAGCAAACTTTGTtaaagcaagaaacaaaatattctaataaggatataaagaaaaagaatataaacctTCAACCAATGTGGCAGCTTTTGCCTGTAGAGCAAGACACATCCAATGTAACAGAAATGAAAGTCTCTGAAAAAAGTCACAATACATTTAAGGCAACCAACAAAAAGCGGGAGACTGATGTTCACTTGAAAAGCCAGGACTTTCTAATGAAAACAAATACTTCCACAGGCTTAAAAATGGCAATGGAAAGGTCCTTGAATCCAATCAACTTTAACCCTGAGAATAATGTAAAAGAAAGTGAGTGCCCCCTTCCacctccatctccacctcctccaccacctTCTAATGCATCATCTGAAATtgaatttcctcttcctcctccacctcctttgATGATGTTTCCTGAAAAAAATGGGTTTCTTCCCTCACTGTCCACAGAGAAGATAAAGGCTGAATTTGAAAGTTTTCCAGgcctccctcttcctccacctccagTAGATGAGAAATCTGAAAGAGAAAGTTCATCGATGTTtctgccgcctcctcctcctccaactccatctcaaaagccagcacatctcctttcctcctctgctCCGGAAAAGCACAGTGGAGACTTCATGCAACAATATTCCCAAAAAGAAGCCTCGAACTCTCAGAATTCTCAGGCTAAAATCATAACAGGAAAAACCGGTGTGTTGCCACCTCCCACATTGCCCAAACCCAAACTTCCCAAGCATATAAAAGATAATAAGAACGATTTTTCCCCCAAAGTTGAACTGGCAACCTCCCTGTCAGATATGGAATGTAAAATTACTACCTCAAAGGATCAGAAAAAAGTAATGGTGATGACCAGCAGTGAACACACGGAGACAAAGCAGAACGTTATTAGTAAGAGTCTtgatgaaagaaaacaattatctATTGACTCTGCaaactgtctctcacacacagTTCCAGGAACTTCAGCACCCAGGAAAAAACAGATTGCGCCTCTTATAAAATCTCATTCATTTCCAGAGAGTTCAGGACAACAAAATCCAAAACCTTATATGAGAAAATTTAAGACACCTTTAATGATTGCTGAAGAAAAATATagacaacaaaaagaagaaattgaaaaacagaaacaggagaGTTCTTACTACAACATTGTTAAAACTCAAAGCCAAAATCAACACATAAcagaggtggaaaaggaaatgccaTTACAAAAAACCAATGAGGAGGTTTCCCTATCTGGAATTGATTCAGAATGCACTGTGGTTCAACCCAGCCCAGGCTCTCAAAGTAATGCTCGGATACTAGGAGTGTGTTCTGATAACCAACTCTCCACAACATCGCCAGAAACAGTCGCTGCCAAGAGGCTCCACCATGTTTTAGCAGCTTCAGAAGACAAAGATAAGATGAAAAAGGAAGTTTTACAAAGCTCAAGGGACATTATGCAATCCAAATCAGCTTGCGAAATTAAACAAAGTCACCAAGAATGTAGTACCCAACAAACACAACAGAAGAAGTATTTGGAGCAGTTGCACTTGCCCCAAAGCAAACCAATTTCCCCAAATTTCAAAGTTAAAACCATCAAACTTCCAACTCTAGATCATACATTAAATGAAACAGACCACAGCTATGAAAGTCATAAACAGCAATCTGAGATTGATGTTCAAACCTTTACCAAAAAACAATATCTGAAAACCAAGAAAACTGAAGCAAGCACTGAATGTAGTCATAAGCAATCTCTGGCTGAAAGACATTATCAGTTAcctaagaaggagaaaagagtgaCAGTACAATTGCCTACAGAATCCATACAGAAGAACCAGGAAGATAAGCTCAAGATGGTTCCCAGGAAGCAAAGAGAATTTAGCGGATCTGACAGAGGGAAACTTCCaggaagtgaagaaaaaaatcagggacCATCAATGATTGGTCGAAAAGAAGAGAGATTaataactgaaagaaaacacGAACATCTGAAGAATAAATCAGCACCAAAGGTCGTCAAGCAAAAGGTTATCGATGCACATCTTGATTCACAGACTCAGAATTTTCAGCAAACACAAATACAGACCGCTGAAAGTAAAGCTGAACATAAAAAATTGCCCCAGCCATATAATAGTCTGCAGGAAGAAAAATGTCTCGAAGTCAAGGGCATACAAGAGAAACAAGTCTTCTCTAATACTAAAGATTCAAAGCAAGAGATTACACAGAAcaaatctttcttttcctctgtgaAAGAATCCCAGCGGGATGATGGAAAAGGTGCCTTAAATATAGTGGAATTCTTGAGAAAACGTGAAGAACTGCAACAGATTTTGTCGAGAGTGAAACAGTTTGAAGCAGAGCCAAATAAAAGTGGCCTTAAAACATTTCAGACACTATTAAATACTATCCCAGGATGGCTGATAAGTGAAGATAAGAGAGAATATGCAGTTCACATTGCCATGgagaataatttagaaaaagtaaaagaagaaataacacatATTAAAACTCAAGCGGAAGATATGCTTGTGTCCtatgaaaatataattcagaCAGCCATGATGTCCTCCAAAACAGGAAAACCGGGAAATAAACCCACTAGTCTTGATGAAACATCATCCAAAGTATCTAATGTTCATGtcagcaataataaaaatagtgaacagaaagaaaataaaattgccaaAGAGAAAACAGTACAGCACCAAGTAGCAGCTCATCATGAAGCAACTGTTCGTAGTCACGTGAAAACCCATCAGGAAATTAAACTTGATGATAGCAACATTCCTCCTCCCTCTTTAAAAACACGCCCACCGTCACCAACTTTTATCACAATAGAATCTACTGCCCGACGAACAGAAAACCCTACTAAGAACGAGCTTTCTCAGTCCCCTAAAAAGGACAGTTATGTTGAACCCCCACCAAGAAGGCCCATGTcgcaaaaatctgaaattcacaGAGCAAACACTTCCCCTTCTCCACCCAGGAGTCGCTCTGAACAACTTGTCAGACTCAAAGACACCACTGCAAAGTTATCCAAAGGGGCCATCCCATGTCCAGCAGCAACCCCGGTTCCaattgtagagaagaggtctgaAATCATCATGTCTCCTGCAACACTTCGTCGTCAAATTAAGATAGAAACTCGTGGTAGGGACTCTCCACCTACAATCACAATACCAgtaaatataaatcatgctgctagtGGTTCCTTCAGAGAATCTGTGGACGCTCAAGAGGAAATCAGGAAAGTGGAGAAGAGAGCTACTTATGTTCATAAAGATGGACTAAATTCCACTGATCACATGGTGCCCGACACTGAAAGTTATGATGCAGTTGAAATCATCCGCAAGGTTGCAGTGCCTCCTCGCCTGTCAGAGCACACACAGAGATATGAAGCGGCCAACCGAACTGTTCAAATGGCTGAAAATTTCGTGAATGAccctgaaaatgaaataaacagatgGTTCAGGGAATTTGAGCATGGCCCAGTTTCTGAAGCAAAGTCAAATAGAAGAGTTTATGCAAAGGGAGAAACAAACCATAACATACAACAAGAAAGTCGTACATTTTGTAAGGAGGAATTTGGATTAACATCTTTAGGAAACACGAGTTTTACAGACTTTTCTTGCAAACATCCTAGAGAACTGCGAGAAAAGATTCCTGTTAAGCAGCCCAGGATCTGCTCTGAAACCAGGTCTCTAAGTGAACATTTCTCAGGCATGGATGCATTTGAGAGTCAAATTGTTGAGTCGAAGATGAAAACCTCTTCATCACATAGCTCAGAAGCTGGCAAATCTGGCTGTGACTTCAAGCATGCCCCACCAACCTATGAGGATGTCATTGCTGGACATATTTTAGATATCTCTGATTCACCTaaagaagtaagaaaaaattttcaaaagacgTGGCAAGAGAGTGGAAGAGTTTTTAAAGGCCTGGGATATGCAACCGCAGATGCTTCTGCAACTGAGATGAGAACCACCTTCCAAGAGGAATCTGCATTTATAAGTG